The region GGAACGTTCATCGGCATCACTCCCGCTGCTCACATCCGGCTGGTTCTCAGCACCGCAAAGATCTATCCCGCAGCCTGGGTGTTTCAATCATCTGCAAACTTCTGTAAAAATTAGATCACTCTGTATGCAGAATTGCTAATTTATTTTTGGCGACTTCATCAAATCCTCGTCGAGTCCTATGGCCCATTGACATGAGAATCCTTCTGATCGCGGATATTCATGCCAACTTTGTGGCCCTTTCCGCCATTCAGGAATCGTTCGACGCCTGCCTGTTTCTCGGAGATGCCGTCGAATACGGCACAGATTCAGCCCCTTGCCTCGATTGGATCAGAGGGCATGCAACAGCCGTCGTACGGGGCAATCACGATCATTCAACGGCCCAGAGAGTGCAATCACAAGGGGCCTCTCCTTTACGAAGGCTGGCAGCCGCCACACGAGCGATCAACGAACGTGTGCTCACCGCTTCACACCGCAAGTTTCTCTCGCAGATGCCACTGACGAGAAGTCTCGAACTCGACGGCCAGAAGTTTTTCCTCGTGCACGCGACTCCACGCGACCCCATGGATGAGTACCTGCCCGAGGATGCTCATGCCTGGCAACAGCGGCTCTCCTTTATCGAAGCCGACTTTGTGTGCGTAGGCCACACCCACAAGCCGATGCAGCTGGATCTCGGCCAGACACAAGTGATCAACCCCGGCAGTGTGGGCCAGCCGCGCAATGGAGTTCCTGAGGCACATTACGCCATTATCGAGCAGGGAAAAGTCTCCTTCCGGACAGTCCCCTACGATATCAGCCGGGCCGTGGAGCAGATGCGAGAAGCAGGGCTGGAAGAATCGCTGATTGAGCTTTCGGAGCATTTGTTGAGAACTGGCGGATCACTTCCCGCGAGTGTGTGATCTTCTTTGATGAAACTCCCGCGAACTTCTGATGGAGTTTTACTTTTCTCACTGGAAATTCACGCCTGGAGAAAATCCCCTGTTGCTGAATTGACGATTCTAGTCATACTGAAGAAAGCAGGCCGGATGGCCCGGCCGAAATGATGCGGCTCGACACACACAGGGGTAGTGCATGCGACTGGAGCACAGTTCGACGCAAGGCAAGCTCTTCGTTCTCGACACCAACGTCATCCTTCACGATGCGGGGTGTTTATTTAACTTCGAAGAGAATGACATCGCCATACCGATCACTGTGCTGGAGGAACTCGATCGATTCAAAAAAGGTAACGACGACATCAACTTTCAGGCCCGTGCGTTCCTCCGACGATTGGACGAACTCGCGGGCGATGTTCTTTCTGCAGATGGCGCAGCCTTAGGCGATGGCTTAGGCCGCATTCGTGTGGTGCTGCGTGGCCACTTTACCGCCCGCATGCGGGAAACTTTTCTCTCCGACGGCCCCGATCATCGCATTCTCGATGCCGCACTGACTCTGCAGGAAACGTCAGCTCCCCAGCCCGTTATCCTGGTTTCAAAAGACACCAACCTGCGGATGAAGGCCAAATCCCTCGGGCTGCCCGCCGAAGATTATTCGACCGATAAGGTCGAAAGCTTCGACAAGCTCTACACCGGAAAGCGGCTCGTCACGAACATGCCTTGCGAAAGTGTTTCCGCCTTCTATGCCGAAGGTGGCCGCGTGTCAGCAGAAAGCCTGCCGGAAGTAACCACACCTCGCGCTAACGAGAACTTCATTCTGCGGAATGGTTCGCGCTCGGTCTTGGCCATGTACAACGCAGAAGAAAATGCATTCCACCGTGTGGAACGAACCACCGCACTGGGCGTGGTGCCTCGCAATGCCGAGCAGCACTTCGCCTTGCGGGCACTTCTGGATGATGACATCAAGCTGGTGACGATTGCCGGCAAAGCCGGTTCGGGGAAAACGTTACTCGCCCTCGCAGCGGCTCTCGAATGCCGGAGCAACTACCGCCAGATTCTGCTCGCCCGGCCTGTCGTGCCACTTTCGAATAAAGACCTGGGCTATTTGCCGGGGGATGTGCATGCCAAGCTCGACCCTTACATGCAGCCACTCTTTGATAACCTTTCGGTCATCAAGCATCAGAACCATGAAGGCGATACGGCGAAACTCGTCCAGCAGATGCAGGAAGATCATCGGCTCGAAATTACGCCACTAGCGTATATCCGCGGCCGCAGTTTGCAGCGGGTCTTCTTCATTGTCGATGAAGCGCAGAACCTGACACCGCACGAAGTGAAGACCATTATCACGCGGGCAGGCGAAGGAACAAAGATCGTCCTGACGGGCGATATCCACCAGATCGACCATCCCTACCTCGATTCGCTCTCGAACGGGCTGTCGTACCTCATCAACCGCATGGTCGGCCAGAAGCTCTACGCCCACGTGACGCTCGAAAAAGGCGAACGCTCCCAACTCGCCGAACTCGCCACCGATTTGCTTTAGCGGTGACCAAAAAGGCAATCAGTATTTCCTTCGGACCTCCAGCTAAACAGCAATCATCCCGCACATAACGGCAACAGATCTTGGCGGCACCTGTAGCTCTGCCGCTAAGATCTGCTCATCAACGCACATCTTGACCAGCGGTAATTTCTAAACATGGAAGTTCGTTTTAGCAAAACGTATATAGAACGACTATTCCATAGCGGCGATGTGCATGAACTTTGCTCAATAATCGACACCATTAGCAAATTGCGTGCACTTCCCGAAAGGCTTTGGCTGGCACAACGCCTTTACGCATGGTGTTGTTGGAGCGAATACGGGATATCCCAGTACTACGAGGCACTTTCACAGGAGGATTATATCAACATATTGGAGGCACTAACGAGATATGGCCTGGATGAATTGGCTGACAGATACCGTTCCGGAATGGAAATAGAAACAGGAACAAGCGACAAACTGCATCGCGATCTTAACAATTGGCTCGAAGACCACGACAACGAAATCACTGCTATTTGCCTTGATTTAATCTCAGGTGATATACATTCGCTTGGCAGTGAGTGTGGTAACATTTGAACTTGAAGTGCTTCCATCCCAGCACCATCCATGCGTCCAAGTTATTCCTTCTGACGACGATGTTTGAGCCTACGCAAGGAGTACATCCGTCGATATTCAGGTACCGAAATATTGCCCCAAACGCTGGGCACCTGCATTCCCACCCTCGCCCAATCGTCTGAGAGGGCTTGGGTGAGGGCGAGTTTTTACCGTCAAAGGCATGCGCGCGGGTGCAGAGGGTGACTGTCGAATTTGACGAAGCTTACTGCAATATCACTAATCGGAAGCTTCCCTTGACGGAACGTCCCTCGTCATGCAGCTGCAAATCAGTGATTGGTAATAGTTCGCCATTCCGAACTGCGACAATGCCAATCGCGGTCATCTTGTCATCGACTTCATCCAAAAGACTGAAGCACTGATCATTGACCAGTTGCGTCCACTCCATAAAGAGATCTCGGACTTGCGAGTATCCCGGTGCCGGAGTGAGGTCGCCACACCAGACGCCTGATCTGACCTCCCTGATCACAAACTCACCCAGCAGACCGGTCTCCCGGCCATGAAGAAAGATCGTGTCGCCGACATGAATCTCTGACATCGCAATGCTGCTCTTCTTTGGAATTCGAAAGCATGATGACTTTCCATACAAAAGAGTTTGAGGAATCGTCATTGGTGTTTTCAAATCAGAAAGATTCTGCCGCATTTCTTGTCACCGGCCATCTTCTGGCGGCATCTCACCTGCAGGAGGGTGCCAAATGACTGAACGACCACAGGACTCTGAAAACACGAACTCCTCGCGAAGAAGTTTTCTGGGCGGGGGAGTGGCGGGGCTGGTGGTCGGCTTACAGACCTCTGCCAGCGTGGCTGCGTCACCCCCTGAGGGAAAGTCGGCCACCACCAACATTTCAGGCGTTGACCAGAGCAAGGTGGAAGTCGTGCATGCCGTGAACTCGCGTTTGTTCAGTTTTTGCGGAGGGCTGGCAGGTGACTGGATGGTGACTTCTATCCGGGCAATTTGTGGTGAAACGCTGCCCGATGCGGAAAGAGTGCAAATTCATCAGGGAGTTAGTGCCGCCCATGAAGCTCTGTCATCAGGCACAAAGTGGTGTCTTCGCGGGGTGACGAGTAACGACCGCTATGTCACACGACCCGAGAAAGAACTCCTGTTAGCGAAGCAGGCACCACTTGGGAGAGCGACAGCCACACACGCAGCGCTGATTCCCATCCGAAAGTCCGCCCCCTGGTGGGCGATGACTCAGGACGAGCGGCGTGCCATGTTTGAGGAAGAGTCACATCACATCAAGATCGGTATGGACTATCTCCCGGCCATTGCCCGCCGGCTGCATCATTGCCGGGATCTTGAAAGCAAAGAGCCCTTTGATTTCCTGACGTTTTTTGACTTCGCACCCAGCGACGAACCGTTATTCGATCGCATGCTGGAAAGGCTGCGTTCGACTCGCGAGTGGAGTTTTGTGGATCGAGAAGTTGACATTCGCCTGAAAAAGGTGACTCCGACCTGAGTGCCCAGCGTTCATTCAAGTGAGCTGTCGTCTGGCGGATACAAGATTCTCCCTGACAAATTTGTTCCCTGCCGATTGAAAGGAAGATGGGCAGAAAAGAAATTGTCGGTAGTGAACGGCGGCAAACCCTTACCAAGTAGCAGCTTTCCAAACTAAAGTGGATAGAGTACAGCTGTGAATGGTCGAATCATCGTTTGTGATCTTCAATTTCACTGAGTATTGATTCTACTGAGGGATTAATGGCCAGCAGTTCCCAAGACGAAAGACCCTTGAAGATCATTCTCGCGGCCATTGAGCACGATCTCGCCGATGCCTGGGAGCAGCATTGTGGCGATCTTCCTGGCGTCTCCATTCATCGCGGATCGATCCTTGATCTTGCGGTTGATGCCGTGGTCAGTCCGGCCAACAGCTTCGGGTTCATGGATGGCGGGATCGATCTCCGCTACTCCGAGCGCTTCGGTTGGGAGCTTCAGCAACGGCTGCAGGAGTTGATTCGCACCAGGCATCATGGAGAACTGCTCGTCGGTGCTGCCGAGATTGTCGAAACGAAATCCAATCACATCCCGTACGTCATCGCGGCCCCCACAATGCGGGTGCCGATGATTCTTACCGAGACGGTCAATCCTTACCTCGCCGCCCGGGCAGTGCTACTCCTCATTCGGCATGGCATTGTACCCACGGGGATTCTGGCAGGCGAACCGGTGGCCTCAGCCGTGCAAACGGTCGCATTTCCGGGATTGGGGACTGGGATTGGTCGTGTCGGCCCGAACACCTGCGCCCATCAGATGCGGGCCGCCATCGAAGAGGTGCTCCTCGAACGCTGCGACTTCCCCCACACCTGGGCTGAAGCCCAACAACGGCATCAACTCCTTTACACCGACCGCATTCGAAATCTCCAGCGGGACTAGACCAAACGCCCGCCACGCGCAAGCTCACTTGAGTAACGACTCGATGTTCCATACCCGGATTTCCTTGTCATTCAATACCAGCACAACCTGTTTTCTGAAGTGAACAACCAGCGACCATCCGGGGAGAACGATGCCCCGAGTGTCCAAACCTCAATGGGCCGAACTTCAAATGGTTTATCAATGCTGGCTGATTTGGTGGCCAGGATCTTGATGACGCCATCGTCTGCAACCTGCGACTCACCTGAGTTCGATGAGTCACCGACAGTTTCGGAGGGAGGGTCAACGGAAATCGGCGTGGGTTGTTGGGCTCACCCCACAAGAAATCCGCATCAGACTACGGCTTCAA is a window of Planctopirus limnophila DSM 3776 DNA encoding:
- a CDS encoding metallophosphoesterase family protein, which translates into the protein MRILLIADIHANFVALSAIQESFDACLFLGDAVEYGTDSAPCLDWIRGHATAVVRGNHDHSTAQRVQSQGASPLRRLAAATRAINERVLTASHRKFLSQMPLTRSLELDGQKFFLVHATPRDPMDEYLPEDAHAWQQRLSFIEADFVCVGHTHKPMQLDLGQTQVINPGSVGQPRNGVPEAHYAIIEQGKVSFRTVPYDISRAVEQMREAGLEESLIELSEHLLRTGGSLPASV
- a CDS encoding PhoH family protein is translated as MRLEHSSTQGKLFVLDTNVILHDAGCLFNFEENDIAIPITVLEELDRFKKGNDDINFQARAFLRRLDELAGDVLSADGAALGDGLGRIRVVLRGHFTARMRETFLSDGPDHRILDAALTLQETSAPQPVILVSKDTNLRMKAKSLGLPAEDYSTDKVESFDKLYTGKRLVTNMPCESVSAFYAEGGRVSAESLPEVTTPRANENFILRNGSRSVLAMYNAEENAFHRVERTTALGVVPRNAEQHFALRALLDDDIKLVTIAGKAGSGKTLLALAAALECRSNYRQILLARPVVPLSNKDLGYLPGDVHAKLDPYMQPLFDNLSVIKHQNHEGDTAKLVQQMQEDHRLEITPLAYIRGRSLQRVFFIVDEAQNLTPHEVKTIITRAGEGTKIVLTGDIHQIDHPYLDSLSNGLSYLINRMVGQKLYAHVTLEKGERSQLAELATDLL
- a CDS encoding chlorite dismutase family protein, giving the protein MNSRLFSFCGGLAGDWMVTSIRAICGETLPDAERVQIHQGVSAAHEALSSGTKWCLRGVTSNDRYVTRPEKELLLAKQAPLGRATATHAALIPIRKSAPWWAMTQDERRAMFEEESHHIKIGMDYLPAIARRLHHCRDLESKEPFDFLTFFDFAPSDEPLFDRMLERLRSTREWSFVDREVDIRLKKVTPT
- a CDS encoding macro domain-containing protein, producing MASSSQDERPLKIILAAIEHDLADAWEQHCGDLPGVSIHRGSILDLAVDAVVSPANSFGFMDGGIDLRYSERFGWELQQRLQELIRTRHHGELLVGAAEIVETKSNHIPYVIAAPTMRVPMILTETVNPYLAARAVLLLIRHGIVPTGILAGEPVASAVQTVAFPGLGTGIGRVGPNTCAHQMRAAIEEVLLERCDFPHTWAEAQQRHQLLYTDRIRNLQRD